In Cyclopterus lumpus isolate fCycLum1 chromosome 9, fCycLum1.pri, whole genome shotgun sequence, a single genomic region encodes these proteins:
- the si:ch73-195i19.3 gene encoding beta-1,3-galactosyltransferase 2, with protein sequence MMTTRLWRLVKLLAVTAALVLSAHVLLSRVRPKPSPLSAGEYRLIAPETYEYVLNQPAACGHGSAAPFLVLMVPVAPPEAAAREAVRKTWGAPGQDTLTLFYLGLPEGGRGSRVQAALEEESRTRGDIIQVNFQDSYQNLTIKTMMMMNWLATHCPNASYVMKVDADSFVNIFYLLGRLRSSPGRGFITGSVISDGRPRRDMRSKWRVSEELYPDSSFPPYVSGAGYVFSGDLAPRISWASRFVKVIPLEDVYVGLCLRVLGVRPVYSLGLPTFRNLFEVRHLEYDRCAFAQLALANGFKPRQLLHMWQDFSKGRSSCS encoded by the coding sequence ATGATGACGACTCGCCTCTGGAGGTTAGTGAAGTTACTCGCCGTCACGGCCGCGCTCGTGCTGTCTGCTCACGTCCTACTGAGTCGAGTGAGGCCAAAGCCAAGTCCCCTTTCTGCGGGGGAATACCGACTCATAGCCCCTGAAACGTACGAGTATGTCCTCAACCAGCCCGCTGCGTGCGGGCACGGAAGCGCAGCCCCTTTCCTGGTCTTAATGGTCCCAGTTGCCCCCCCGGAGGCCGCGGCGAGGGAGGCCGTCCGGAAAACATGGGGCGCTCCGGGTCAGGACACCCTCACTCTGTTCTACTTGGGACTCCccgagggggggcggggctcgAGGGTCCAGGCcgcgctggaggaggagagcaggaccCGTGGGGACATCATCCAGGTGAACTTCCAGGACAGTTACCAGAACCTGACGATCAAgaccatgatgatgatgaactggCTGGCCACCCACTGCCCGAACGCCTCCTACGTCATGAAGGTGGACGCCGACTCCTTCGTGAACATCTTCTACCTCCTCGGAAGACTCAGGAGCTCCCCCGGGCGGGGCTTCATCACGGGGTCGGTGATCAGCGACGGCCGGCCGAGGAGGGACATGCGCAGCAAGTGGCGCGTGTCGGAGGAGCTTTACCCGGACAGCAGCTTCCCCCCGTACGTGTCCGGGGCCGGGTACGTCTTCTCCGGCGACCTGGCCCCCAGGATCTCCTGGGCGTCCCGGTTCGTGAAGGTGATCCCCCTGGAGGACGTCTACGTGGGTCTGTGTCTGCGGGTGCTTGGCGTCCGGCCGGTGTACTCCCTCGGCCTGCCGACCTTCAGGAACCTGTTTGAAGTTCGACATCTGGAGTACGACAGGTGTGCCTTCGCCCAGCTGGCCCTCGCCAACGGGTTCAAGCCCCGCCAGCTGCTGCACATGTGGCAGGACTTCTCCAAGGGccgcagcagctgcagctga